GGAACCTGTGCCGGTGCACCGGGTACGCCAAGATCCTGGAGGCGGTGCGCTACGCAGCGGAGTTGATGCGGGAGGAAGCGGGATGATCGGGGCGATCATCCTCGCCGGCGGCGAGGGGAAGCGGATGGGCGCGGTGAAGCCGCTTTTGGATATCCATGGCATGCCTGCCCTCGCCCGGGTGATCGGGGCGCTGCGGGCGGCCGGGGTGGAGGGGATCATCGTCGTCCTCGGCCACGCCGCCGATGCGGTTCGGGGCGGCGTCGATCTCTCCGGATGCCGCGTGGTTGTGAACCCCGATTACAAGTCCGGAATGGCCTCGTCGCTCCGGGCCGGGATTGCCGCCCTGCCCGCGGATGCGCGCGGGTTCCTCATCCTCCACTCCGACATGCCGTACATCGCCCCGGAGACGATCGAAGCCGTCATCGCCGTTGCCCGGACCGGGGCGCGGATCGTCGCCCCGACCTACCGCGGGAAGCGTGGGTTCCCGGTGTACATCGACCGCGCGTGCTGCCCCGGGCTCATCGCGACCCTGGAGGGCAACGTCGGAGCGCGTGCCTACATCGCCGCCCATCCGGAGCTGCTGGTGGAGATCCCGGTCGAGGATCCGGGGGCGGTGACCGATCTCGACACCCCGGAAGACCTGGAAAAGGAGTTGACGAATGCAGGATTACATTAAACCCGGTTCGATCGCGGAGGCGGTAGCGGCGCTCAGGACACCCGGAGCGATGCTTCTGTGCGGCGGGACCGACCTTCTGGTGAAGCGGCGGATGGGGATCGTCGAACCAAAGCTGTTCGTCGACATCTCTGACCTCGCGCCGCTGCGCGTGCTCCGGGAAGCGGACGGTGAGGTCGAGATCGGGGCCGCCGTCCCGATCACGGAGATCATCGCCTCCCCGCTCGTGCACGAGAAGCTCCCGCTCCTGCCGCGGGTATTGGGCAAGCTCGGTTCGCTCCAGATCCGCAACCGCGCCAGCCTCGGCGGGAACCTGGTGAACGCCTCCCCGGCCGCCGACAGCGCGATCCCGCTCCTCCTCTACGAGGCGCAGCTCGTGCTCGTCAGCGCCAGCGGAGCCCGGGATGTCCCGGTGGAGGAGTTCTTCCGCGGTCCGGGTAAGACCGTGCTGCAACCGGGCGAGCTGATCCGCGCGGTGCGGCTCCCGGTCCCAACAGCGGAGTTTGCGACGTTCTTCCACAAGGTCGGGCGGCGCAAGGCACTCACGATCGCGATCGCCTCCCTCGGGTGTCTCGCTCGGGTGAGCGCGGGGAAGATTGCGGAGATCCGGATCGCTGCCGGCTCGGTCGCCCCGACCCCGATCCGGCTGCGCCGGACCGAGGCGCTCCTCACCGGGGCTGAGCTCTCCGCGGAGACGATCAAGAAGGCGC
The nucleotide sequence above comes from Candidatus Bipolaricaulota bacterium. Encoded proteins:
- a CDS encoding xanthine dehydrogenase family protein subunit M — translated: MQDYIKPGSIAEAVAALRTPGAMLLCGGTDLLVKRRMGIVEPKLFVDISDLAPLRVLREADGEVEIGAAVPITEIIASPLVHEKLPLLPRVLGKLGSLQIRNRASLGGNLVNASPAADSAIPLLLYEAQLVLVSASGARDVPVEEFFRGPGKTVLQPGELIRAVRLPVPTAEFATFFHKVGRRKALTIAIASLGCLARVSAGKIAEIRIAAGSVAPTPIRLRRTEALLTGAELSAETIKKARDSAHDEVSPIDDVRGSAAYRRTVIGDLLTRFLEELG
- a CDS encoding nucleotidyltransferase family protein, which translates into the protein MIGAIILAGGEGKRMGAVKPLLDIHGMPALARVIGALRAAGVEGIIVVLGHAADAVRGGVDLSGCRVVVNPDYKSGMASSLRAGIAALPADARGFLILHSDMPYIAPETIEAVIAVARTGARIVAPTYRGKRGFPVYIDRACCPGLIATLEGNVGARAYIAAHPELLVEIPVEDPGAVTDLDTPEDLEKELTNAGLH